A stretch of Eschrichtius robustus isolate mEscRob2 chromosome 6, mEscRob2.pri, whole genome shotgun sequence DNA encodes these proteins:
- the DBR1 gene encoding lariat debranching enzyme yields the protein MRVAVAGCCHGELDKIYETLALAERRGPGPIDLLLCCGDFQAVRNEADLRCMAVPPKYRHMQTFYRYYSGEKKAPVLTIFIGGNHEASNHLQELPYGGWVAPNIYYLGLAGVVKYRGVRIGGISGIFKSHDYRKGHFECPPYNAATIRSIYHVRNIEVYKLKQLKQPMDIFLSHDWPRSIYHYGNKKQLLKTKSFFRQEVENNTLGSPAASELLEHLKPTYWFSAHLHVKFAALMQHQAKDKGQSAKATKFLALDKCLPHRDFLQVIEIEHDPSAPDYLEYDTEWLAILRATNDLINVSERLWNMPENNGLHTRWDYSATKEAMNEVLEKLNHDLKVPCNFSVTAACYDPSKPQTQMQLVHRISPQTTEFCAQLGITDINIRLQKAKEEQHVCGDSEEQDDVESNDSGEDPSEYNTDTSALSSINPDEIMLDEEEEYDDSIVSAHSDMNTPSVEPSSDQASDFSASFSDIRILPSSMTVSSDDTSGSPVGKEGNCGDPVELGDGKDLTKVPLKRLSDEHEPEQRKKIKRRNQAIYAAVDNDDTA from the exons ATGCGGGTGGCTGTGGCCGGCTGCTGCCACGGCGAGCTGGACAAGATCTATGAGACGCTGGCGCTGGCGGAGCGGCGCGGCCCGGGGCCGATAGACCTTCTGCTATGCTGTGGCGACTTCCAGGCTGTGCGCAACGAGGCCGACCTGCGCTGCATGGCCGTGCCGCCCAAATACCGCCACATGCAGACCTTCTACAG GTATTACTCTGGAGAGAAAAAGGCCCCAGTTCTCACAATTTTCATCGGGGGTAACCATGAAGCCTCAAATCATTTGCAAGAGTTACCCTACGGTGGCTGGGTAGcaccaaacatttattatttag gcttGGCAGGTGTAGTAAAATACCGAGGTGTAAGGATTGGTGGAATCTCTGGTATCTTTAAATCTCATGACTATCGAAAAG GTCATTTTGAGTGCCCCCCCTATAATGCAGCTACAATAAGGAGTATCTATCATGTGAGAAATATTGAAGTCTACAAATTAAAACAG ctGAAGCAGCCTATGGACATATTCTTATCTCATGATTGGCCGAGAAGTATATATCATTATGGAAATAAGAAGCAACTTCTTAAGACTAAATCTTTTTTCCGACAAGAAGTGGAAAATAACACATTAGGAAGTCCCGCTGCCTCAGAACTTTTAGAGCACTTAAAACCTACTTACTGGTTTTCTGCACACCTTCATGTGAAGTTTGCAGCCTTGATGCAGCATCAG GCCAAGGATAAAGGACAGTCAGCCAAAGCAACCAAATTTCTAGCCCTGGACAAATGCTTACCACACAGAGACTTTCTTcag GTAATAGAAATAGAACATGACCCCAGTGCTCCTGATTACTTGGAGTATGATACTGAATGGCTCGCTATTCTCAGGGCTACTAATGATCTTATTAATGTGAGTGAGCGCCTATGGAATATGCCTGAAAATAATGGCCTGCATACAAG GTGGGATTACAGTGCAACAAAAGAAGCTATGAACGAAGTATTGGAAAAATTGAATCATGACCTCAAAGTTCCTTGTAACTTTAGTGTAACGGCTGCTTGTTATGACCCTAGCAAGCCACAGACACAAATGCAGTTGGTTCATAGGATCAGTCCTCAGACTACTGAATTTTGTGCCCAACTTGGCATCACTGACATTAACATCAGGCTTCAGAAGGCCAAGGAAGAACAGCACGTGTGTGGTGACTCTGAAGAGCAGGATGACGTGGAGAGTAATGACTCTGGAGAAGACCCTAGTGAATATAACACAGACACATCCGCCCTGTCCTCTATTAATCCAGACGAGATAATGTTAGACGAAGAAGAGGAATATGATGATAGTATTGTAAGTGCACACAGTGACATGAATACACCATCTGTAGAACCGTCTTCTGATCAAGCTTCTGACTTTTCTGCAAGCTTCTCTGACATCAGGATCTTGCCAAGTTCCATGACTGTATCTTCTGATGATACATCTGGTTCCCCAGTTGGCAAGGAGGGGAATTGCGGTGACCCTGTGGAGTTGGGGGATGGAAAGGACTTAACCAAGGTGCCGTTGAAGAGGCTGAGTGATGAACATGAAcctgaacaaagaaagaaaatcaagaggAGGAATCAAGCCATCTATGCTGCAGTGGATAATGATGATACAGCCTAA